From the Thermococcus guaymasensis DSM 11113 genome, one window contains:
- a CDS encoding aromatic amino acid transport family protein, which yields MPISEGVDRKRITTSHGRYYSARIEALAILVGTQIGAGVLGLPYAASKVGLIPALAVLTGVMLLMLWTGLIVLKFSAGMGGAQMSTIAQRVLGKAGGWLMYVSISIMSFGAILAYIAGIGSVFAGLFGISETVGAFIFWVLASLVVYHGLEASGKTELAMSYVMLALFIAVTAMLVPHAKLSNGLYTDLSGILSITGVAIFALGCHTVVPDVYKGLGSYEETKKVLVWAFIIPTAIYAVFMTAFLLAFGRDTPQIATQGLETLYGHFGRVVGNLIPLLAITTSYIGIALAQQSNSEEFVGLKRPVAWGLTVIPPALVYFAGVRNFADVLAFAGDTGDLMAFIVLPILIWLVDRLRRR from the coding sequence ATGCCAATTTCAGAGGGAGTTGATAGGAAACGGATCACAACTTCACACGGTCGCTATTATTCGGCGAGAATAGAAGCCCTTGCGATACTTGTGGGGACTCAAATAGGTGCAGGAGTGCTCGGTTTACCCTACGCCGCCAGTAAGGTTGGCCTAATCCCCGCTCTGGCCGTCCTCACAGGAGTAATGCTCCTAATGCTCTGGACCGGCCTCATTGTCCTCAAGTTCTCGGCAGGAATGGGTGGGGCCCAGATGAGCACCATCGCCCAGCGCGTCCTCGGAAAGGCCGGAGGCTGGCTGATGTACGTGAGCATCTCCATAATGAGCTTCGGGGCGATTCTTGCCTACATAGCTGGAATTGGAAGCGTCTTCGCGGGCCTCTTCGGGATAAGTGAGACAGTAGGCGCGTTCATCTTTTGGGTTTTAGCTTCGCTTGTCGTCTATCACGGCCTCGAAGCCAGCGGAAAGACGGAGCTGGCCATGAGCTACGTTATGCTGGCGCTCTTCATAGCCGTGACAGCAATGCTTGTCCCCCACGCCAAGCTGAGCAACGGCCTCTACACAGACCTCTCTGGAATCTTAAGCATCACCGGCGTTGCTATCTTCGCCCTGGGCTGTCACACAGTCGTTCCCGACGTCTACAAGGGCCTTGGGAGCTACGAGGAGACCAAGAAAGTACTCGTCTGGGCGTTTATTATTCCGACCGCAATCTACGCGGTGTTTATGACGGCGTTCCTTCTAGCCTTCGGCAGGGATACGCCCCAGATAGCGACCCAGGGACTTGAAACCCTCTACGGACACTTCGGGAGGGTCGTAGGCAACCTAATCCCCCTCTTGGCTATAACCACGAGCTACATAGGAATTGCCCTGGCACAACAGAGCAACAGCGAGGAGTTCGTAGGGCTCAAGAGGCCGGTGGCATGGGGCCTAACGGTCATTCCGCCAGCCCTCGTTTACTTCGCAGGTGTCAGGAACTTCGCGGACGTTTTAGCCTTCGCGGGCGATACTGGAGATTTAATGGCCTTCATAGTCCTGCCCATACTAATCTGGCTCGTTGATCGGTTGAGGCGCCGCTGA